A section of the Candidatus Ozemobacteraceae bacterium genome encodes:
- a CDS encoding beta-ketoacyl-ACP synthase III codes for MRTLRQATVIGTGMYLPEKRLTNFDLEKMVDTTDEWIVTRSGIRERRLVEPGQKTSDIAIHAAEMALRNSGIRPDQIGAVLLATFTPDRPISATSAVIAHKLGCKNAAACDIEVACSGFVYTATIGANFIATGMYDYVLVIGADILSKVIDFTDRNTCVLFGDGAGAMVLGPAKNEREGIFDALLGADGGGSEHITIPAGGTELPTSAETVEKRQHYVKINGKDVFKFSTRIVGDMIEQVLSRNNLTLDDVKLIIPHQANIRIIESAAGRFNCPLDKFFVNLDKYGNTVAATIPICLHEALQAGRIKEGDLVLFAGFGGGLSWGTLALRWGSYQPPAA; via the coding sequence ATGCGTACCCTTCGGCAGGCCACCGTCATAGGAACCGGAATGTATCTTCCGGAAAAGCGACTTACGAATTTCGACCTCGAGAAGATGGTCGACACGACGGACGAGTGGATCGTCACCCGCTCGGGCATTCGTGAGCGCAGGCTTGTCGAACCGGGTCAGAAAACCTCCGACATCGCGATTCACGCCGCCGAGATGGCCCTCCGCAACAGCGGTATCAGGCCCGATCAGATCGGAGCCGTGCTTCTCGCCACCTTCACCCCCGACCGGCCGATCTCCGCGACATCGGCGGTCATCGCGCACAAACTGGGTTGCAAAAACGCCGCCGCGTGCGACATCGAGGTCGCCTGCTCGGGATTCGTCTACACGGCGACGATCGGCGCAAACTTCATCGCGACGGGCATGTATGACTACGTTCTCGTCATCGGGGCGGACATCCTGTCGAAGGTGATCGATTTCACCGACCGCAACACCTGCGTCCTGTTCGGCGACGGCGCCGGAGCGATGGTTCTCGGCCCCGCGAAGAACGAGCGGGAAGGCATCTTCGACGCCCTCCTGGGAGCCGACGGCGGCGGTTCCGAACACATCACCATTCCGGCGGGCGGCACCGAACTGCCGACATCAGCCGAGACTGTCGAGAAGCGTCAGCATTACGTCAAGATCAACGGGAAGGACGTGTTCAAGTTCTCGACCCGCATCGTCGGCGACATGATCGAACAGGTTCTCAGTCGGAACAACCTGACGCTCGACGACGTCAAGCTTATCATCCCTCACCAGGCCAATATCCGGATCATCGAGTCGGCGGCCGGCCGGTTCAACTGCCCGCTGGACAAGTTCTTCGTCAACCTTGACAAATACGGTAACACCGTCGCCGCGACGATCCCGATCTGTCTCCACGAAGCCCTTCAGGCCGGCCGCATCAAGGAAGGCGACCTCGTCCTGTTCGCCGGGTTCGGCGGCGGACTCAGCTGGGGCACCCTGGCCCTTCGCTGGGGTTCCTACCAACCCCCGGCGGCCTGA
- a CDS encoding metal-dependent hydrolase: protein MDPVTHTIMSAALVRAVFADVDQRRGLLLGVIAGTFPDIDVLFRSLGEGPLDGMLLHRHFTHSVFFAPAGALVCVLPFLFWKDERERWRRLWGVALTLYLAHLFMDVCTSYGTLLFWPFSGRRHAFDVISICDPILIAVFFAGLVWSFRPARPLAAVIATLLAVGWLTLGWSQRDKALELQKTMAAKRGHVVTHGRVTPMLFSITRWRSIYRTGDTLVADSVETPFFGQAVSGDSSTVPLYRLPSEGDPSFDAQMRADVAKFSDFADGFVAVAPGTDGIISDMRYSLNAGAFRPLWGIRPRAGRPAEFVRLGDSPLKVIDEMSRDGRGTPASGKHAKP, encoded by the coding sequence ATGGATCCCGTTACGCATACGATCATGAGCGCCGCCCTCGTCCGGGCCGTTTTTGCCGACGTCGATCAGCGCCGGGGGCTGCTTCTCGGCGTCATTGCAGGCACGTTTCCCGACATCGACGTCCTATTCCGGTCGCTCGGAGAAGGGCCGCTGGACGGGATGCTGCTGCACCGGCATTTCACGCACAGCGTCTTTTTCGCGCCCGCAGGCGCTCTCGTCTGCGTGCTCCCGTTCCTGTTCTGGAAGGACGAGCGGGAGCGATGGCGACGGCTCTGGGGAGTCGCTTTGACATTGTATCTGGCGCATCTCTTCATGGACGTCTGCACGAGCTACGGGACGCTCCTGTTCTGGCCGTTTTCTGGCCGTCGCCACGCGTTCGACGTCATATCGATCTGCGATCCGATCCTCATCGCCGTCTTTTTTGCAGGGCTGGTGTGGAGTTTTCGGCCGGCGCGGCCGCTCGCGGCGGTCATTGCCACGCTTCTCGCCGTCGGCTGGCTGACGCTCGGCTGGAGCCAACGCGACAAGGCGCTCGAACTCCAAAAGACGATGGCGGCCAAGCGCGGCCACGTCGTCACGCACGGCCGGGTGACGCCGATGCTGTTCAGCATCACCCGTTGGCGTTCGATCTATCGCACCGGCGACACCCTGGTCGCCGACTCGGTCGAGACTCCGTTTTTCGGCCAGGCCGTCTCGGGCGATTCTTCGACGGTGCCCCTCTACCGCCTACCGTCAGAAGGGGATCCCTCGTTCGATGCGCAGATGCGCGCCGACGTGGCGAAATTCTCCGACTTCGCCGATGGGTTCGTCGCCGTGGCACCGGGGACGGACGGCATCATCAGCGACATGCGGTATTCGCTGAACGCCGGGGCCTTCAGGCCGCTCTGGGGAATCCGCCCCCGCGCCGGGCGCCCGGCCGAGTTTGTCAGGCTGGGGGATTCGCCGCTGAAGGTGATCGACGAAATGAGCCGGGACGGCCGGGGAACGCCGGCCTCGGGAAAACACGCGAAGCCCTGA
- a CDS encoding NAD-dependent epimerase/dehydratase family protein: MEKQSILVTGGAGFIGSHVARHLIAAGHDVVVVDDLSGGFEDNVPAGARFIAGDAGDSGLIERLFEDHAFTCIFHLAAYAAEGLSHFIRCFNYTNNLLASVTLINAAVRHGVRCFVFTSSIAVYGRNQLPMTEELVPQPEDPYGIAKYAVELDLRAAHEMFGLDWIVFRPHNVYGVNQNLGDPYRNVIGIFMNQIMQGKPLTIFGDGSQTRAFSHIDDVAPIIARSIDVPSARNQVFNVGADRPVSVNDLALAVMNAMGTRVEIRHLPARNEVVHAFASHEKVREAFGLTDDPVSLEAGLAGMSEWAKAVGARAGKPFEGVEIEKSLPPSWKSLTKG, encoded by the coding sequence ATGGAAAAACAGTCGATTCTCGTGACCGGCGGGGCCGGCTTCATCGGATCGCACGTGGCCCGTCATCTCATCGCGGCCGGGCACGACGTGGTCGTCGTGGACGACCTTTCGGGCGGCTTCGAAGATAACGTGCCGGCGGGGGCCCGGTTCATCGCGGGGGATGCGGGCGACTCGGGCCTCATCGAGAGACTGTTCGAAGACCATGCCTTCACCTGCATTTTTCATCTCGCGGCGTATGCGGCAGAGGGGCTTTCGCATTTCATCCGCTGCTTCAATTACACGAACAACCTGCTTGCGAGCGTCACGCTGATCAACGCCGCCGTCCGGCACGGCGTGAGGTGTTTCGTCTTCACGAGCTCGATCGCGGTGTATGGCCGCAACCAGCTTCCCATGACGGAAGAACTCGTTCCCCAGCCTGAAGACCCCTACGGCATCGCAAAATACGCGGTGGAGCTCGACCTGCGGGCGGCGCATGAGATGTTCGGCCTCGACTGGATCGTTTTCCGACCCCACAACGTCTACGGCGTGAACCAGAATCTCGGGGATCCCTACCGGAACGTGATCGGGATCTTCATGAACCAGATCATGCAGGGGAAGCCGCTGACGATCTTCGGCGACGGATCTCAGACCCGAGCGTTCAGCCATATTGACGACGTCGCTCCCATTATAGCGAGAAGTATAGATGTTCCGTCGGCCCGCAACCAGGTGTTCAACGTCGGCGCCGACCGGCCGGTCTCCGTGAACGATCTCGCCCTGGCCGTCATGAATGCGATGGGCACCCGCGTCGAGATCCGCCATCTTCCCGCCCGGAACGAAGTCGTCCACGCCTTCGCCTCCCACGAAAAAGTGCGTGAGGCGTTCGGACTCACCGACGACCCGGTTTCGCTCGAGGCCGGCCTTGCCGGCATGTCGGAATGGGCAAAAGCCGTCGGCGCGCGGGCGGGAAAACCGTTCGAAGGCGTCGAGATCGAGAAGAGCCTGCCGCCCTCGTGGAAGTCACTGACGAAAGGCTGA
- a CDS encoding DUF1311 domain-containing protein — translation MRHPLVPCLVCFALFTAVPGTAQPDVPDLLTGQPRAAAAFATGTADTRQAHPIDREIYALLEKDPSTAGQMQAFERGIELWDAELNRAYKTLSAKLGEEDRKALKDAQRAWIAFRDAEFRRTDRLYGGKDGSMFIPMSVAARMELVRARALELVQSIEILGM, via the coding sequence ATGAGACACCCGTTAGTCCCGTGTCTGGTTTGTTTCGCGCTCTTCACGGCAGTTCCGGGAACCGCTCAGCCGGACGTTCCTGACCTGCTTACCGGGCAACCCCGCGCCGCAGCCGCATTTGCAACCGGGACCGCCGATACGCGGCAAGCTCATCCGATCGACCGCGAGATTTACGCTCTCCTCGAAAAAGACCCTTCGACGGCCGGGCAGATGCAGGCGTTCGAACGCGGGATCGAGCTCTGGGATGCCGAGCTGAACAGAGCCTACAAGACGCTTTCCGCAAAACTCGGCGAGGAAGACCGCAAGGCGCTCAAGGATGCCCAGAGAGCCTGGATTGCCTTCCGCGATGCGGAATTCAGGCGGACCGACCGCCTCTATGGCGGGAAGGACGGCTCGATGTTCATCCCGATGAGTGTCGCTGCGCGGATGGAGCTGGTCAGGGCGCGGGCGCTGGAACTCGTGCAATCGATCGAGATACTCGGCATGTGA